Below is a window of Oncorhynchus clarkii lewisi isolate Uvic-CL-2024 chromosome 19, UVic_Ocla_1.0, whole genome shotgun sequence DNA.
ttcactgtgaggtctactacacctgttgtattcagcatttcactgtcaggtctactacacctgttgtattcagcatttcactgtgaggtctactacacctgttgtattcagcatttcactgtaaggtctactacacctgttgtattcagcatttcactgtaaggtctaccacacctgttgtattcagcatttcactgtgaggtctactacacctgttgtattcagcatttcactgtaaggtctactacacctgttgtattcagcatttcactgtaaggtctactacacctgttgtattcagcatttcactgtgaggtctactacacctgttgtattcagcatttcactgtaaggtctactacacctgttgtattcagcatttcactgtgaggtctactacacctgttgtattcagcatttcactgtgaggtctactacatctgttgtattcagcatttcactgtaaggtctactacaccagttgtattcagcatttcactgtaaggtctactacacctgttgtattcagcatttcactgtgaggtctactacacctgttgtattcagcatttcactgtgaggtctactacacctgttgtagtcatgtgacaaatacaatttgatttgattacatgttttatttaatccctGGTATCCTCCAACCCCAAAGGTCCATGTCAGATATGTGACCTCTAACCCCCGGTATCCTCTAACCAGATTGGTCAATGACAGACATTTGACCTCTAACCCTTGGTATCCTCTCTCCCCATTTGTCCATGACAGACATTTGACCTCTAACCCTTGGTATCCTCTCTCCCCAAAGGTCCATGTCAGATATGTGACCTCTAACCCCCGGTATCCTCTAACCAGATTGGTCAATGACAGACATTTGACCTCTAACCCTTGGTATCCTCTCTCCCCATTTGTCCATGACAGACATTTGACCTCTAACCCTTGGTATCCTCTCTCCCCATTGGTCCATGACAGACATTTGACCTCTAACCCTTGGTATCCTCTCTCCCCATTGGTCCATGATAGACATTTGACCTCTAACCCTTGGTATCCTCTCTCCCCATTGGTCCATGACAGATatttgacctctaacccctggtaTCCTCTAACCAGATTGGTCCATGACAGacatctgacctctaacccttggtATCCTCTCTCCCCATTGCTCCAGGTGAGAAGAAGAGGTCATTGGGGAGGGACTACCACCCTCTGTGTCTGAAGTGTCAACTGTGTCAGAGACAGTTGACCCCGGGACAACATgctgaggtatggagagagagggatggagggaagaggaggagggaaagaagggggagggaggaacggaagctgagagggaggggagtataGCGGAGGGGGGACActtaggagggagaggggagagagagtgagtcagggagaggagatagggtagggaagggggagtgagagtgagtcagggagaggaggggagagagggaagggaagggagagtgagagtgagtcagggagagaaggggaggggagagagggaagggaagggggagtgagagtgagtcagggagaggagagagggaagggaagggggagtgagagtgagtcagggagagagggaagggaagggggagtgagagtgagtcagggagagagggaagggaagggggagtgagagtgagtcagggaggggagagagggaagggaagggggagtgagagtgagtcagggagagaaggggaggggagagagggaagggaagggggagtagagtgagacagggagaggagagagggaagggaacggggattgagggaggagagatggagaagtggAGGGAAAGACAGTGTCAGAGACAGCTGACCCCAGGACAACATGTTGAGGTAcgaagacagggggagggagggagtgagggagggagggagtatgggagagagtgagggaggtggggagggaaaGACAGTGTCAACAGTGTGAGGTACAAAGACATGCTGAGGTACGAagacaggggggagggagggagtgagggaggtggggagggagggagggagtgagggaggtggggagggagtgagggaggtgggcagggagggagggagtgagggaggtgggGTCGGagtgagggaggtggggagggagggagggagtgagagaggtggggagggaggtggggaggggaggggagggaggtggggagggagggagggaggtggggagggagggagggaggtggggaggggaggggagggaggtggggagggggcgagggagggagggagggaagtggagtgcagaaggtctgtctgtctgtctgtctgtgtgtatctacGTATCTCATGAACTAAGATGTTTTCTGTGCTTTGTGTTTCAGCATGATGAGAAACCCTACTGCACTAACTGTTACATGAAGACGTTTGGTCCCAGAGGTAGATACTGTGAGAAACCCTGCTACACTAACTGATACATGAAGATGTTTGGTACCAGAGGTAGATACTGTGAGAAACCCTACTACACTAACTGATACATGTAGATGTTTGATACCAGAGGTAGATACTGTGAGAAACCCTACTACACTAACTGATACATGTAGATGTTTGGTACCAGAGGTAGATACTGTGAGAAACCCTACTACACTAACTGTTACATGTAGATGTTTGGTACCAGAGGTAGATACTGTGAGAAACCCTACTACACTAACTGATACATGTAGATGTTTGGTATCAGAAGTAGATACTGTGAGAAACCCTACTACACTAACTGTTACATGTAGATGTTTGGTACCAGAGGTAGATACTGTGAGAAACCCTACTACACTAACTGATACATGTAGATGTTTGGTACCAGAAGTAGATACTGTGAGAAACCCTACTACACGAACTGATACATGAAGATGTTTGGTACCAGATGTAGATACTGTGAGAAACCCTACTACACTAACTGTTACATGAAGACGTTTGGTACCAGAGGTAGATACTGCTTGgtcactactttggccagtattccctacattgtgcactactttggccagtattccctacattgttcactactttggccagtgttccctacattgtacactactttggccagtattccctacattgttcactactttggccagtattccctacattgtgcactactttggccagtattccctacattgttcactactttggccagtattccctacattgtgcactactttggccagtattccctacattgtacactactttggccagtattcactacattgtgcactactttggccagtattccctacattgtacactactttggccagtattccctacattgttcactactttggccagtattccctacattgttcactactttggccagtattccctacattgtgcactatttggccagtattcccaacattgtgcactactttggccagtattccctacattgttcactactttggccagtattccctacattgttcactactttggccagtattccctacattgtgcactactttggccagtattccctacattgtacactactttggccagtattccctacattgttcactactttggccagtattccctacattgtacactactttggccagtattccctacattgtgcactactttggccagtattccctacattgtacactactttggccagtattcactacattgtgcactactttggccagtattccctacattgtaaactactttggccagtattccctacattgttcactactttggccagtattccctacattgttcactactttggccagtattccctacattgtgcactatttggccagtattcccaacattgtgcactactttggccagtattccctacattgttcactactttggccagtattccctacattgttcactactttggccagtattccctacattgtgcactactttggccagtattccctacattgtacactactttggccagtattccctacattgttcactactttggccagtattccctacattgtacactactttggccagtattccctacattgttcactactttggccagtattccctacattgtgcactactttggccagtattccctacattgttcactactttggccagtattccctacattgtacactactttggccagtattccctacattgttcactactttggccagtattccctacattgtacactactttggccagtattccctacattgtgcactactttggccagtattccctacattgtacactactttggccagtattcactacattgtgcactactttggccagtattccctacattgtacactactttggccagtattccctacattgttcactactttggccagtattccctacattgttcactactttggccagtattccctacattgtgcactatttggccagtattcccaacattgtgcactactttggccagtattccctacattgttcactactttggccagtattccctacattgttcactactttggccagtattccctacattgtgc
It encodes the following:
- the LOC139374116 gene encoding cysteine-rich protein 1-like; this encodes MVGYCPICGKPVYFGEKKRSLGRDYHPLCLKCQLCQRQLTPGQHAEHDEKPYCTNCYMKTFGPRGNRILMSNCHSSASSSSS